The Pangasianodon hypophthalmus isolate fPanHyp1 chromosome 23, fPanHyp1.pri, whole genome shotgun sequence genome includes the window gggtgacctgaagcaggctgtacACAGGAGATGCctttacaatttgatggatctagaatgtttttgcaagaaagagtgggaaaatattacCAAGTCAAGATGtcccatgctgatagactcttagccaaaaagactgagtggtgtaataaaatcaaaaggtgcttcaacaaggtaatagtttaggggtgtgcatacttatgcaactaggttattgtaagtttttttatttttcttttttccctaaaaagtttcggatttgtttttcactttattggtatactttgcaatttcacattaaatgatgaaaaagatctgacgtgatttatctttgtgttattcttttacttcacaaaaacctgccttTTTTTACAGGATTGTGGAggttttatatccactgtatgatACGCCTTGCAGCCAAGActagtcagagctgctgctgttagaaaattaaccaacactcTGTGGGATGAGAGTAGTATAAAAGCTTTGATATGAacacacatgcattcatttccacattttttatCATTAAGTATTTTACACACATCATGATGATTTATTGTCCATGCTTTGTGTGCCTTCACTGTCATTACCGCTGTGAAGCAGCTTATAATAAACGGGGtgcatccctttttttttttcataccatATTGAATTTTTATTCGTGTTGAAATAATGCTGCTAGCAGTATGAGAAAGACCAAATCTGGACAGAGGAGCTTAAACACTAAAGTGTACAGTGCAGTTGGTTTCAGTGAATAATGATTTTCTGCATATTACAGCGAGTAGAGGCAGGCAGGGCACCATGGGCGAAGAGCTGAGTCCTGATGAGAAGTTTAACCTCATCACTCGGAACCTTCAGGTGAGACCACCTAAAGCAAATTATACTATGATTTACGTAATTCACGatggtgttgtttaataaaatatgacaaTTTTATACAGTGTTACTGCTACATACTCTTCTGTCCTAACGTATGGCATGCATGTAATGTCCTGCTTACAGGATATAATTTATACTTCTGCATCTATATGCAATATGTGAACAAAACTTATGGGTCACTTTATCTTCAGGAGGTTCTGGGGGAGGAGAAGCTGAAGCTCATTCTTAAGGAAAGAGAGTTAAAGGTGTATTGGGGCACAGCAACCACAGGCAAGCCTCATGTAGCCTACTTTGTCCCCATGTCTAAGATTGCAGACTTCCTGAAAGCTGGCTGTGAGGTGGGTTGTGATGTGGTGATGTGTTCTCTGGAGGATTtactttataaatttatttatgattgtaGTAGTCACGCTGATCATTTGGACTGATAATGATGCATTTATTGTGAGACCGTTGCATTTCTATAGCAATGGAATGTTATAGAGTGTTAGAGTGTTATAGATATAGTAACATTCAGCAGTTTCTATTTCTATAACactcattaattaaataaaaatttacaaatCAAGATTACCAGGACTTTAAGCatcagtcagccagtcagtcgTGGATATGTTCAGCTGACATTTTTAATCGTAATTCTTTTGAACATAAATGATCTACAAATAAATCTTTAAGGCTAATTCAGCAGACTCTAATCTCTCTTTCTACTTCTACCAGCATTAGCAtgtattaacattattaatcatCATTAACAAGATTTTTTATGTTCTTATATTGGAAATGaaagtattattatttagtaactatGTCAGATTATGCATTATTGATGTGGACACACTTTATCATTCATTTGTGATTGATAGGTGACTATCCTTTTTGCTGACCTTCATGCCTACTTGGACAACATGAAGGCGCCTTGGGAGCTGCTCGAGCTCCGGGTTCAATACTATGAGCAGGTCATTAAGGCCATGTTGGAGAGTATTGGAGTTCCTTTGGATAAACTAAAGTTTGTCAAAGGCACAGACTACCAGCTGAACAGGTGAGAGACTGCTGTCTTGTGCTCAagatacaccacacacaccatataaaattaaacaaattacaatagttataataatataataagagTTAatcatacactgatcagccctAACACTAAAACCACTGtcaggtgaaatgaataacattgtTTATCTTGAttcagtggcacctgtcaatggttgagatatattaggcaggaGGTGAACAGACAGTTCTCAAaggtgatgtgttggaagcaggaagaaTGGGAAAGTATAAGAATCTAAGCCACTTTGATAAGgttcaaattgtgatggctagatgagtgggtcatgctgacccctgtccactgccaaaagcacctacaatggacacgtgagcatcagaactggaccatggagcaatggaagaaggtggcctggtctgatgaatcacgttttcttttacatcatgtggacataCGGGTGCATGTGcactggcagaggcagtgtaccacctacctaaacattgttgctgaccaagtacaccccttcatggcaatggtattccctaatggcagtggcctctttcagcaggataatgcaacatgccacactgcaaaaattgttcaggaatttTTGTATgtacatgacaaagagttcaaaggtttggcctccaaattccccagatctcagtctgattgagcatctgtgggatgtgctggacaaacaaatcagatccatggaggccccaactTGCAACTCACAGGACTTAAAGTATCTGCtactaacgtcttggtgccagataccacagcacaccttcagaggtattgtggagtccatgcctcgacgggtcagagctgttttggcagcaccaaggcaggtggttttaatgttatggctgatcggtgtatattctGGTGTGGTTGCCAGTTTTCATTCCATCCAAATAGGGCTTGCACATAATAGTTGCTAGAAGATGAATACTGAGGTGGAATCACTTGCAGCTTCTATTTGCCTGGATTGAAAACTCCTATTTGCGCGGATAAAATTGGTGAATGCTGCACTAGACAAAGTGTCACACATTGAGTTttgtaacaggaaaaaaaactcaaaatccCAACATGCATATGATAAGGCACTCTGTGTGTGCATctcattgaaataaatattcattcattctttcatctttagtaagcatTTTATCCTAGTAAGGGTTGTGGCGCATTCAgtgcctatcccaggaacactgggcgggATTACACCCTGGATTGAATTGGATGGTCTTTCACACAAAGGGGCAGTTTAGCATAGACAATAttcctgtgtttttttgggaagtggaagGAAAGTGGAGAAATCCATGCGGATACGGAGAGGgcataacctgagctcaggactgaatCCAGAACCCTGGAGCTTTGAGGCGGCAACGTGCACCATGATGCTGTCCCTGcagtaaatattttcattctgTCTCACCTCCTGCACTGTTATTTTCATTGTCATGCAGGGATTACACACTAGATGTGTACCGGCTCTCATCCATGGTGACTGAGCATGATGCGAAAAAGGCTGGGGCTGAAGTAGTGAAGCAGGTGGAGCATCCTCTCCTGAGCGGCCTGCTCTACCCCGGATTACAGGTGCTTAACTTCACTTAGCTGGAACTGATACTGTACATGTAAAGCTTGTATAAATTTCTACACAAACTCTGTTAAATTTGATGTCAGAATCCTGAGATCATAGTTTTATATTGGTATTTAGGCACTGGATGAGGAGTACTTAAAGGTAGATGCTCAGTTTGGTGGCGTGGACCAGAGGAAGATCTTCACTTTGGCTGAAAAGGTATGAATTTTTAGGCTCTTTATTAACTTGCCAAGCCATAATTTTTGACACAGTTGTCCTTCACAACAAATTCTCTTTGTGGTTGCTGTATGTACAGTTAAATTGACTTagtgttttcctctttttctgcaGTACCTCCCCTCTCTAGGTTACGCTAAGCGGATCCACATGATGAACCCCATGGTGCCCGGCCTAACTGGAGCCAAGATGAGCTCTTCTGAAGAGGTGAGGTACAGATCTGTATAACTAAAGCCATATCTGGATCTTGGAGAACCTTTTACTGTTGCTCTTCCATAAACTttggaaatatttcattttcataccTTTGCTTTGACAATCTAAGGAATCCAAGATAGACCTACTTGACAAGAAAGAGGATGTAaagaagaaactgaagaagGCCTTCTGCGAACCTGGCAATATCCAAAACAATGGAGTCCTTTCTTTTGTCAAGCATGTCCTCTTCCCGCTGCATTCTGGTGAGCAAATTCACAATGCTAGAAATATTTAGTCTGCACTAAAATGGTTCATTAATGATCTACTTTTTTCTCTTCACTAGAATTTGTGATTAAAAGAGATCCTAAATGGGGTGGAGACAAAGTTTACACGTCATATGAGGAAGTAGAGAAAGACTTTGCTGAGGAGGTAGGTGGAGttcatattttccttttttttttgtcaagtatGGTTGTTCATGTTAGGTTGTATTTgtagaaatagtttttttttttaattttcagaatGAGGTTGTGCAGCTATTTTTGAGAGGACAGCATAAATACATACCCAGGGGTGGACCAATGAGAAATTTATTAGCTAGGCCTAAagggcaagtaaaagctccagtgtccAGGGCCCAGAAACCTAAATGACCAGGGTGATGtgtggtagctaacataatataataatatatggcCAGGGGAACAACTGAGTGTCCATAGTTCATATCCTCTAATGTTAAACCTTTTCATGTAGCACACCATTGGCAGACATTTGCGAGCTCTGATGTTTTCTACTCTCAAGTAAAAATGTTAGTTGTGTCCAgttagcatctttattttctcttgttaTGTTTCACTGCAAGGTGACTGCATATTGTGCTTGGTGTGTCTTCTGTAGTAACACTCTCTGGACATTTGATCCATAGCAAATCCATCCTGGTGATTTAAAGGCATCAGTAGAGGTGGCCCTGAACAAACTTCTGGATCCCATCAGGAAAAAGTTTGAGACACCAGAGTTGAAGAAACTGTCCAGTTCAGCCTATCCCTCAAAAAACAGTAAGTACAATACAACACAAAAATGTAGTATACACTCACAGTATCTGTGGATAATGTTCATTCTGAGTAAGGTGCTTTCATTCAGCCTGATGGAGAGTTTGTAACTGTTTTATAGAGACGGCAGCAAAAGTGAACCCCAAAAAGgcagaagaggaggatgagatCATCCCATCCAGACTGGATCTCCGAGTGGGCAAAATTGTTGGTGTAGAGAAGGTATGTCCGATGTATCTAGTAGTATCTAgtattttgtttgatttaagACTGTTAATCACAGTAAATGTTCCAGAGTTAACCAATCAATTGTTCACATTTCCACTGGAGCTTTATAGCTTTAAATATAATGGTTTAAATGAATACTGAGTATTGATTGAGGAGCAGAGTATTGACAGCGAATTGCTTTACTTTACAGTGCTTTACATGCTTTTCAATTCTTGTCTTCAACTCTGCAGCACCCAGATGCAGACACTCTTTATTTAGAGAAGATTGATGTTGGAGAAGAGCAGCCTCGGACTGTTGTGAGCGGACTGGTGGCCTACGTTTCCCAGGAGGAGCTACAGGACCGACTTGTGGTAGTGCTGTGCAATTTGAAGCCTCAGAAGATGCGGGGGATCGAGTCTCAGGCTATGCTGCTCTGTGCGTCAGTGTGAGTATTCCCGATATCCAGGTTAAAACAAGCTGATGCTGTTCAACTTTTCAAACAACCTCTTGATTTAATAAGGCCCATGTTGTCTGGCTTGTGTTTTCGTAGACTTGTCTTAACCTATTAAATGtatgatgtacagtatgttgaGACGTTATTTGTTTACGTTGCATATAACAGTGAGGGTGAGCCCAAAAGAATAGAGCCTTTGGATCCACCTGAAGGATCAGCACCAGGGGAACGTGTCTTTGTAGACGGATATTCGTCAGGGACACCAGATGATGAACTCAAGCCAAAGAAGAAGGTGTTTGAAAAGATTCAGGTATGTGAAGGTGAAATTTGAAGCAAACTATGACCTTGCATTGACGATGGTGGGCAGGGTGCTGAGTTTTACACGTCTGTCCGTATCTCCTCAGGTGGACATGAAGATCTCAGATGAGTGTATAGCTCAATGGAGCAAGAAAGATTTGATGACCAAACTAGGAAAAATCACCTGTAAAACATTGAAGGGTGGCAGCATTTGCTAAATATTCTTTCCCTTTTCTTCAAAACACCTAATCTTCAAAACTTCAAATCTTTCATTTCCATAATAATGCACATCATTCAGGCCTTTATGAAAATCAAGGATAATAACTTGGTGAAGGTAAAGTGTCTTCATAGAGCTTCGTTCATCTCTCACATACTGTTATGTCACTTGCTGCTAAAACAATCTAAGAGCACTTGATCTGAACATCATGCTGAAACTCTATGCCACACATCGCTTGTACCGATGTCCATAATATCCCGTGTTTGGATTAGGTAATATGTGTAATCTGTTACTTGTCATGACAGGTTTTCTTATAGTGGCATTACATCAGAAGTCACCTCAGATTCCATTAATGAGTAAATAAAGGTATGAAGATGTTAAAGTACAGGGAAACAGAAGCATTGCGTACTTACATTCAAGATATGAAATCATAATGTAACCAAACccatacaaaataaatatgttcaATTAAGAAATgctatttttctcatttttgttcAAAGGGATTAATAGCTGCTGAAAGTATGATGATTGATCTGTTTAATCGGGGTACAAAAATCTGGAAGTTACCTTTCTATGTTGATAACTAATATTTGCAAATGCATCCAAACACTCAGTGGTACGTCTGCCCACTGCTAGAGCATCTTTGGTAATATGTAGTAAACAACCGTGAGTGTATGTGGATTGTAGCTTATGGTTGAGTTCATACCTCAGACTATGAGAGTAAAGGTgagtaaagtttttttcttttaaagtttcAGTTAATCATAGTGAATACATATGTTTGTTACATGTCCTAGTGTTAATACATAGTtacttttctttgtattttgtgaGATATTCATAGGTCCTAAGCCATAAATATGTGGATATTctgttataataattatatataaatatatataataaatatataattattattttaatattatttttaagtgGTAACACAATTGTCTTAACATACCTTGCCCTCCAGACCTATTTTCATCCTTCACCTAAAATAAACATTGCACACAGTAATTCAAAATTTCCAGTCAATCAGAGAATATTGCTTATTGCATTGAGCAGATACCACTAACCTAACTTCTGGGCAAAGATATATCAGTAGAAATTGAAACAAATGGAACCTATTCAGCCATGTCTGAGGGAAAGGATACGCTTATGCCTCATTATGTCTCCTCATAACAATGGCAATGTTAAGGGTAAATTATAACTGgtgtgtaaagaaaaaagaaccaCCAGTGCCTGGTGATCCTACTGACAAAATCTTGGGGGGCAAATGACAATATAATGAATCATGCAAGCAATCAAATGGCCAGAGAAATGCAAATCACATTAGAATTGAATTCTGGTGTGTAGCATGTCATCTCAGCACACACCTTATCATACTTTGCCTTGAATGGGTTACAGCAGCCAAAGACCATGCTAGGTGTCGGTGTTGGAAGCAAAGCACATCTCCAGTGGGCACAAGAGCATCAATAGTGGACCACTGAAGTTAAAAAAGCAGCCTGATCAGCTGAATTCAGGTTTTAAATCAGGAACCACCTAGTttagtggaaaaaaattaaagaccaGTGGTGTTAGTGTGATGCTGTGATGAATGATTTTCTTGTATTTGTCAGGGACCCTGATACCTAATGAAGTCTAACCAGCATGGTGTATCTTACCAAACAATATCCCTTCGTGGCTACAGTTTATTTACACTTGAATGGTTATTTCCAGCATAATATGCATAGTACCTTGCCAATGAATGGTTTCAGGAATATGACAGTGAGTGTCTAATGCTTTAGTTGTCAGGTTTCAACCCCATTGAGCATATCTGAAGTGAGGTTGAAAATGTCCTCCACAGTAAGACTGTGCAGCTGTTTTCAATTTGCAGCAACTGCATAATTATTCATAACAACTTCAGTTATTTCTGCATGGTACAACATTCCTGCACAATGCATTTGTAGAACCCATGATTCACAGATTATTTTATGCAATTCTGAAAGCCAAAGGAGGCGCAAACACAACAAGGTTGGTGCACATCATAAACTGGCAGTAAAAACTCCTTGTACCTAGTCTAGGATTCTAAAGATCCTAAATATTCAAATGCAAACAAGATATTATGGTTATATAATGACAAACTGtatgtttacataaaaaaagaaaggaaagtaacattacaaacaaaacatgacTTTTTGTTCTCTCATTTCCTGTCTAATAAACTCTTGTATTTTACCtctcaaagaataaaaaagcaaCCATAATCTCAGCAATTCACTATGTTATAGTATGTGAATGTtatatgtatgtaatttttttttttggcaaatttaCAACCTTAGAATTAAAGTTAGCAAAGTTAGTGTTGTCATTCATCTTACCTTGCTTTTGGTATGTAGAACTTGCCCGCCCACATGACCTTACATCTGTGATGTCCTGTGATTTTGATCACATGTTGTCACTACTAAAAACTTAGTAATGGCAATGTTGACTTGCTTTTATTAGAgtatgaaataaacataaagtaaaataaaaaaaatatgtaaaaaaataataacagttgtttccatttttccattttgattcctccctgtttttctgtttcctgttcAAATGATTTTGCACACGTTTTACTGTGTTATTCACTAACAATTTTGAGAATTTTTGTTAGttgtatttacagtgtaaaaGACAAAGATCAATttagcaagaaataaaaaaatgtcaaaagatACATTCAACAAGTTTTATAgaatatgaaatgatatttttacttgAGTAGAGAAAATACATTGCATATAATTGAAAATACTGGAAAATACTCAGTGGTGTTGAAAAGAAGTGGTTCACTAAAATAAGTTTCAAAAGAAAGATTGTAAAATAGGCTCCACAATTCCAGAAATAATTCATGATTTACCTTGTAAACCCAAAATAGCCAAATACTTTAACAGCCAAATATTTTAATGCAGCTTTGTTCACAAAGTGTCAGTACTATTTGTGCTGTGACATTAATAAGGAAGCAGCTATTTTCTGCATCAGTTTTACAGGGAACATACAGAAATTTTTACTGCCTTGGTCATTTCATTAGAAATAGTTCAGCATTTGTAGCTTGCAAAGTGctttttctagaaataataataataaaaggtcattttaatgtaataaacattaattcCATCTCTCAAGCACATTCAGTATATACTGTGATTTTTAAGCATGTGTATCATACACAATTATACAGATGCAAGAGGCTAATTCTGTaagattcaaattaaaattgattattgtgtaaatatatacatactcaAAATGTATTAGTATAGCATTAGCCACTTCACATATAAACtgtacggccaaaagtatgtggacatctgaccatcacaccaatatgtggttcttccccaaactgttgccacaaatttggaagcaaaCAAATGTATAGAATTTCCTTCACTGGatctaaggggcccaaacctgttccagcatggcaatgcccctgtgcacaaagtgaagaCAATAAAGACAAGGTtcgtcaaggttggagtggaagaactctagtggcctgcacagagccctgacctcaaccccactgaacacctttgggatgaaaagGAAGGCACattgcaccccaggcctcctcgcccaacatcagtgcctgacctcacgaatgctcttgtggctgaattggcaaatgttccaaaatctagtggaaggccttcccagaagattggaggTTATTATATCAGCAAAGGGGGAATCTGGAATAGAattttcaaaaagcacatatgggtatgatagtcaggtgtctacaaacattGGGCCTTATAATGTAAATGGAGGATAAACAATGTAATTGTGAGCATAAAAATGCGTACTTGTGTTGGAAAAGAGGTCTTTGATCAGCAGTGACTACTACCCATTATAACCACTAGATAATAGATTAACATTGCAGTCAAAGAATAAACTTAGGAATTTACAAGATCTAACTGCAGCAGCCACCATTAATAACATATGGTGGTTTAAAACTtgccaaaagagaaaaaaaaaatttattgtgTAGAAAAATATGCCAAAGCTACAGTAAAGCTATTGTATCAAAAGAATTGGAACCAACTCcaatttttttgcataaatatgaAGGCCATGGTCAGGCTAAGGCTTTTACAATAGAACAGTGACATTGTCCATGATTGCTACACATTGTCTTTGCTAACTTTGTTTTCCTGGTGTTGAACAGTTCTGCCAAAGCATTACTCAAGACACCTTGTAGTCTTTTCTTCACCTGAAAAAGAGTTGTTTATATGTAGTCCAAAACTCATCataagtataaaataacataaatgcataaaacaaAGTTAAGGACATTTGTTCAATGTATTTGAAACATACAATAAGTaatgataatatatttatttcttaccTGTGGTGGAAGGCACTCACTGGCCAGCAGGTTGCACTCTGTCAGTCTGTTGATTATttgctcctccatttttttgcTTAATTGAAGAGCCCACTATTGTAACAGTTGTGACAGTTCCAACTTTCTCTGATGGACTTGTTGCATATACTGGTTTCTTTGCAACAGGTGGTGGCACCTTGTGATGCTTCTTTGTGCCATTTGTAACCACTGATTTATGCTGATCAGAAATTTGCATGAGCTCTGCTGCAAGGCTCTGCTTGAGGCTGGCCTGGGCCTCTGGAGATGTTGCTGTTTCAATAACAACTTTCTTTGTGCTCTTGGAGAAAATGAAGCTGGCTGTGGAGGCAGGGGACTTACAATCATCAGGTGTCTTAGGGGACAGTACAGGCACATCATTGCTGTTTGCAGTGGGGGTTGGCAAACGTAGACTGGGCCTTGCTGGAAAGCTACTGGAAGACATTGCAGCTGTCTTCATACGTATAGCCTCTTGAAGGCGCATAGAAGGACCCGAGGATGCAGAGAATGACTTCACAGGAGACTCCATCGATTTTGTGCAGGATTTGCGAATAGGTTTTTGTGGAGTTACTTGATTAGACACAGACAGATCTTGGTCTGGGGTGGTCTCAGTACCAGCTGTAACTTCTTGTGAAAGAAGGTTAACTTGGTCTTCAACATTTACAGTCCGTAGACGTACCATCTGAAGTAGGGATGGTGTGACAAGGGGAATGTTCGCATCCTCTTTTGTAATAGGTGCACATTTCTGTGTGGACGAAAGTCCTTTGCATCTGCTGTCTTTACTTATTAGACTTGGTTGTCTTTTGAAATTAACTGTGGACTGATCTTCCATTGGAAGGGGAGGTATAATTTTCAAATCGGCAGAGAGTGCATGAGACGTTTGCTGTGATAAATCTTTAGGTAATATGGCTGATGGATTTAGAGGATCATGTTGAGGTGGACGAGGGGTTTCTTGAGGCAGAGTTTGTAAAGGTATATCCTGTGATTTGGAAGATTTCAGAGAAATTTCAGAAGATACAGTAGTTTCTGAACCAACTAGATCAATGCAAATTTGTGAAACATTCTCAAAAGATTGTGGTTTGGCATGTATTTGATCAAAGAGATTGTCATCTGACACATTTGGAATGCTATCAACTGGTAGAGATTCATTTAATGTTTTCTCCACTAATGTTGTGCTCTGAATAATTTGTGGGTCTGGATTTTGCTTTGTGTGACTGTCTATATATGATAAATCAGGTGACTTCTCTGGAGCCACACTGTCTCCCTGTCCTGATGAGTCTACCTTGTAGTGCTGTGTCATGACTATAAACGATTCTTGCATGtctggtggtggaggtggagggaAGTCTGTCTCATCCTGTCCTTCAAATAGCAAATCAGATGACTCGTCCAtaggtggaggtggtggaggcCAGGAAGGCTCCAGAGTGAGGagttctttttctgtctcaggCTGTAGTTCTTCCTCCTGTAATAGTACAGACACTGAGcatactgaagacattttagagggtggtggaggaggagagtGTTGAGGAGGTGGAGAGGGAGGTGGAGAGATACCACTGGCTCTAGGACCTTCTACACTTAGATTATGTGTGGGTGTATGTTTGAAGATCTCTTTATCAGTGGAGTGTTTGACAAAACATTGGTCTTCTGCGTcagttctctctgtctctggggTTGAAAAGTCATTCTCTGGCAAACCATCAGTTTGACCTGACTGACCTGACTCACTGACAAATTGCTCTTTTAACAGCAATATTTCATTAACCTTGTCTGCTGACTGCAATTTCTCGGAATTTACTGGACTTTCTTGCTCTATTTTTAGCCTTTCTGAGTTTTCATGCTCTCTCTTGTGTACAACATGACTCACTTGTTCCCTTTCATCCAGAGGAGCTTGTTCTTGCACTGGCATGAGCTCATCCTTTCCCTCAGACATTGGTGTTTTATTCTCTGTATGAGTTCCATTTGTTTCAATTTCTACTGATATCTGTCCCTGTGCAGAAGTTAGGTTAGTGGTATCGGCTGTGGCCTGATTTCTCATCAATAAAATGTCTGTTTGATAATGTTTTTGGAGCTCATATATTCTGTGGGCATTTGGACTTGGACCACATAAAAGTTCAGCTGTGCGTTCATTGTGAGCCCAGGTTTCAGGTGGTGGGGGACAAGGCGCTTTTACCTTAGGTGGAGGAGGAATGTTAAACAATTCCCTGAGGGTTGCCATAGGTGGTGGAGtcactttgttttttatttttacagcaggGGAGATCTTTGATGGCTGTGATTGAGTGGTGTGGGTTTGTGTAAGCTGATTGGCTGGATCTGATACATTTGAGGACAGGGAAACCAGGGATGATGAGACGGATACTGCAGGAGAAATTCGTGTTCCTGCCCTCTCTGGCTTTGGAGGCTTCAACTTCTGTTTTCCTGGAGAGGTAGGACAGATGTCTTTAGAAGAATGGGTGGGTGTTCCACTTTGACTTGAGTATCCACTTGAAGGCGATAGTGTTCTTTCAAATATGTCCTGTGGGGATGAGTTATTTGATTCTGATTGAGCTTCAATAGAGTCTTGAACTGGTCTGTGTGGACTGGCTGTCACAGATAAGTTAGAGTCATCAAACAATGGTGATACTGGAGACAGGGTAGAGATATTTTCAGTGTAGGATGATGTAGGATCTTCTTTCGTATTAAGATCTGCATCCGGTTGCCTGCAATTGGATCCTAGGTATTTCAAATCTTTTGTGTCTGCCAGTTCCCTTGGCCTTTGCTTAAGGTTTTCATGGTGTAAAGAGTATGTTCTccttggtggtgctggtggtaGTTTAGCCTTGATTACTGACAGATTACGAGAGAACAGTCGACTGTTTTGGGCAGTCTCGGCAGAATCACTTAGTTCCCCTTGATCCAGTCTCTGACTGCCTGCTTTACTGGTGGAACTTGACCAACTGACTGAGCTCTTAAGACTCATCTGTTCTTCATTTAAATCTGTGACTTCCTTCATGCTGTCTGTTAGATGTGAAGATGGCATGCTTCCTTTGAAGGAGATGGTGGAGGGGTGGGAGACAATAGTCTCAGAAGATTGTGAATGGCTCCATTTAGAGCCGGTGGAATTTGGTTCATCATGAGTACCACCTCCTGAGCGTGAAGAAACTGGACTTGCAGGTGCTAAGCTGCTCTTGCTAACTGTACGTACACTCCTCCTGTTGCAGCTTCTATCAATTTCTATCACATCTATTGCAGAAGGTAGGATTGCATTAGGAATAATTGTGGATAAATACG containing:
- the kiaa1522 gene encoding uncharacterized protein KIAA1522 homolog isoform X2, whose product is MGNPISKKKAKANFITNHHPSKVKAFWNIGHVDKLKPAGQKQDEQTKLTVHYTASQHYQENVFIEGSRPKYLEDLHTEAQEGLKILQQEEHKIARDLEDDQPVSTITAQQENDVSCEERDGHLRFDSNADQSITSVSTVSAVSSRPVLTRQGSTFKPLNTVKRLDNPRKRSRRTTIMGIPQQVHRELCMGRGALLQLPTDEDDDSSGRVIIPRIDGEVPITNNEGARVHLQDIEALQVSRDDQLLRHHIQAVYRDDFLLNTKSGLQISLRPRSLAVPGITTSSALLQEPQGPVMSISPQATYLSTIIPNAILPSAIDVIEIDRSCNRRSVRTVSKSSLAPASPVSSRSGGGTHDEPNSTGSKWSHSQSSETIVSHPSTISFKGSMPSSHLTDSMKEVTDLNEEQMSLKSSVSWSSSTSKAGSQRLDQGELSDSAETAQNSRLFSRNLSVIKAKLPPAPPRRTYSLHHENLKQRPRELADTKDLKYLGSNCRQPDADLNTKEDPTSSYTENISTLSPVSPLFDDSNLSVTASPHRPVQDSIEAQSESNNSSPQDIFERTLSPSSGYSSQSGTPTHSSKDICPTSPGKQKLKPPKPERAGTRISPAVSVSSSLVSLSSNVSDPANQLTQTHTTQSQPSKISPAVKIKNKVTPPPMATLRELFNIPPPPKVKAPCPPPPETWAHNERTAELLCGPSPNAHRIYELQKHYQTDILLMRNQATADTTNLTSAQGQISVEIETNGTHTENKTPMSEGKDELMPVQEQAPLDEREQVSHVVHKREHENSERLKIEQESPVNSEKLQSADKVNEILLLKEQFVSESGQSGQTDGLPENDFSTPETERTDAEDQCFVKHSTDKEIFKHTPTHNLSVEGPRASGISPPPSPPPQHSPPPPPSKMSSVCSVSVLLQEEELQPETEKELLTLEPSWPPPPPPMDESSDLLFEGQDETDFPPPPPPDMQESFIVMTQHYKVDSSGQGDSVAPEKSPDLSYIDSHTKQNPDPQIIQSTTLVEKTLNESLPVDSIPNVSDDNLFDQIHAKPQSFENVSQICIDLVGSETTVSSEISLKSSKSQDIPLQTLPQETPRPPQHDPLNPSAILPKDLSQQTSHALSADLKIIPPLPMEDQSTVNFKRQPSLISKDSRCKGLSSTQKCAPITKEDANIPLVTPSLLQMVRLRTVNVEDQVNLLSQEVTAGTETTPDQDLSVSNQVTPQKPIRKSCTKSMESPVKSFSASSGPSMRLQEAIRMKTAAMSSSSFPARPSLRLPTPTANSNDVPVLSPKTPDDCKSPASTASFIFSKSTKKVVIETATSPEAQASLKQSLAAELMQISDQHKSVVTNGTKKHHKVPPPVAKKPVYATSPSEKVGTVTTVTIVGSSIKQKNGGANNQQTDRVQPAGQ